The following nucleotide sequence is from Hevea brasiliensis isolate MT/VB/25A 57/8 chromosome 7, ASM3005281v1, whole genome shotgun sequence.
AAAACGTCAACTTCTATTTTAATTCCTATATTTTTTAGATgattaagttaaatttataatttttataatattaaatatgaattaatatttatatattattgttataatatttattttattaatttaataatatttaaatttgagaTGAAAAGTATATTTATtccattttttaattattaaaatatttaaataatcaataaatttaaaagtttttattAAATTTAGTAAGAACAGACTAAATTAATGTTTAAGATCGCCAAGTTATCGTATCCCGTGATCCGTCAGATTAGCCAAATCCGATGCGCAACTCAGTCTGTCGTGGCCGCCAGCAGAACCATTAGTTGCAAATATAAAGAAATGCGTATTCTCATAACGCGTTGATATCAACTTTTGTCAAAATCAAgccaaatataatataaattatttaatttctaaagaAAAACCAACCAAAACCATAGTATCATGAAAGTTGGACTAACATAATTGCTCTTCAAATTATATTAAACCAATAAGTTACACCCAtctcaaaacaaaacaaaatgcaataaaaaaattaatattaaattaaggaTAATTAAGTTTATTTAAGTAATTTAATCTAATTTGATTAAGCGACTAAGAGAATATTACTCAATTAGTAAGTATAAATTTCAGCCTGAAGGTGTTTCTAAAAAAAATAACCtgaaaatattaaaagaaaaaaaatttaatttaatgtaatTTAATCAAGAAAACAGGGGGTAGAATAAATATTATCATGTAGAAGACTTGTTTCTGGTATTTCTAGCTGGTTTCAATTTGGAACCTTCAGTGACAAGGGCACGTTGAATTTTCTTGTTCTGTGTGTGAGCTCGAGACTCAAAGTGCCAACTGGTATCTTAATCAGATCTTCTCCCCTCTTTCTCTATATATAAGCCTTTATACCTTTTTTCCCTTTCAACAGATTTTAATTCTAAATCCATCAGAACAAGCAAGAAACCAACACCCGCAAACAAATATGAGTAGTGGAATGATCTCTGCTGGAAGCCATGCTAGCTCCCACACAATCTCAAAACCCAAAATCTCAACCAAAAAATCCTTTCTTGAGCCATCTTCTCACCTTAGCTTCAATACCCATTTCCAAAAATCAAGCTTTTCCCTCAGAACACATTCCAAATCCATCAGGACCAGTCCGATTAAGGCCTACGCCGCTGCTATTGATGGCGTTTATATAAACTCCCAGAGTTTCTACGATTTGTTGGGCATCCCCAAGAGTGGAACGCTCTCGGAGATTAAGAAAGCTTATAAACAACTTGCCAGGAAGTACCATCCTGATGTTTCACCTCCGGAACGTAAAGAGGAGTACACGAAGAAGTTTATTCAGGTTCAGGAGGCTTATGAGACCTTGTCGGATCCCAAAAGCAGAACTTTATATGACAGAGATATGGCCAGAGGCCTAGACTTGCGTACCATGTTCTCTACTACAAAGCGATCCCGCTACAATGAGGTATAATACTAAAACAAATCTCAAAATTGACACAATTAGCTTGGTGCTGGCAAAATTGGCCTTTCAGTTAATATTTCTATTGACATCccctgtgaaaaaaaaaaaaaaaaacagggcCAATAATTGCCTTAAAAGCAAGATTTTGGAACTATAAACAATGTACCATCACCTGCATTGATTTAAGTTTTGATAAGTTGGTTTGTATTTTGTTTCTAATCTTTGATTTACCAATTTTTGTGAACAGGGATTGGATGCTAGAGATGATTGGGAACAGAGATGGCAATCTCAGCTGGCAGAGCTAATAAGAAAGAGCAATGCTAAAGATTTAGAAAGCATATCCTGGGGAGCTAGAATGCGGAGACAAAGAAGTTACTGCCATTAACAAGTGAACATGAAGCAGAGAAATTAAAGATTCTACACATTTGTCAATATTAACACCCACAGAAGAATCCTTTTTTCCTCAATTTAAGTGGGCATTGGATGACCTAAAGATTGTCTTGTGTAGTGGATGACCTCTTCTCATTTCTGTATATATACTAAAAGTGAATTctcaaaaaatatataatactAAAAGGGAATTTCCATTAAAGAGTTTTGGCTAGTCTGGACATGTGTGCTAACGTAAAATTTAATGTTGAAAGTCCTAgatggttatttgaaattgaaacatAGATGATTGTTGAAATCTTGTTTTAATTCCAGGCTTTGAGGAACCATTGGCTCATGTGGGTTTTAGCCAAATACCAACACCCAGTTTTTGATTTCCATTCAAAACCAAAACAGCTTACAATTCACTTTCATGACTTTGGTTATCCTTTTTCTAGAATGCAATAGAAATCTGTGTCAATATACGTTCTAGTTAGTCGTTAGTTTCTTCTTATACATCCATTCCACCAACTAATAAACTATTTGGTTCAAACTTCAACACAACTGCAAACTACAAAAAACACATGCAGAGGTTTTTCTCCCAACGTCAGACATGATACTTCATTATTAAAcagcttaattaattaatcacGTTAATTAGGGTATGTAgtctattaaaattttaatttaattattttatttgttaaCGGCTAACCCACTTCCACATACAGTATTGTAGCACATTAGTTTGTGTTTGTGAACTGAATTGGATTTGCAGTTTCAGTTCATGAACCGGTCCGAAACTGTTTTATAAGGACTAGTTGGTGGCTCTCCTCTTTGAACCAAGATCGAAAACGACTGGTTCGATTCAATTCAAGAGGAATGAATTGTGCTCAAAAGATTCCAAGGAAACTGGCTCAAGACGAATGTTAGAAAGAAATTGATCATTTTCACTCAAATCAACTGGCACAATCTGCATACACGATCTCTCCGCTCTTGTCTATTTTAGAATCATGTGATCTCAAACTAAGATTTCTCTTTGAGAAGAGGAACAAACAACTTTGGAGATGGTGATGGTCTCCTTTGTCCTTTGTATGTCGTTTATTTGGACGAATGTAAGCCATTGAATTAATGGTAATCGTCTGTGAGCAGAATGCCTAAGAAGAGGAGTTATTGCCAAAGGAATTCAGCAAGAGATAATAACAAAATAGCCTAATATTGTTTAGGGTTTAATTTATTGTAACTTAGGTTTAGTTCAGGTAATTAAAAGTATTTACCTGACATTGAAATTCaattgaattgaaataaaatattttgaGATATAATCGTAAACAAGAATTTAGATTttcttttattgttttatttatatttaaaataatttttttaaaaaaatattttttaaagaacCTTAGGGATATAATTGGtctcaaataatttaaaattttataattatgaagCTGTAAAATATAAGAGTTTACAAGTTTATTATTTGTTTGTTGTCATTATTGaatgattattttattatatttaattaatttaattattatatatatatatatatatggatgctatatattaatatatattaaagaaataattttgtctctgattaaaaaaaacaattttgtttatatattattaaattgaaatttataattatacATAGTTTGTTGTGTGAGGTGATTTCAAGTAATCGCCATGGCCGACGACATCCTTGTTCATGTCCCACCATAATCATTTGGTTTTTCAAAtagatataaatattttaaaatttaaaaatttgaaaacaattaaaatatcaaatttaTTAAAGAAAGAAATTAATTGCCTCTTACAAGATTATAAAAGtgctttttaaaaatatattattttaaatgttattaaaaaattatttagaagcttacatatatttaaaaatattattttcaacAATAAATTCAAGGctaattagataaaaaaaaatttaaatgtttaTAATATACCAATTTATATCAATTTTAAGTAATTATCTAAAttattcaaaaatcaattttgtAATAACAATGTCACACTTAGTCGTATGTTTACGAATACTGAATAAAATAATCTTCAATTTTGTTCTGTTAAATTATCATGAGCAAAAGTAAACTCTCTctaaattgaattttaattttagttaaaataaataataatcgaaaattaaaatattaggataataattattttcaaaaaaattaattttaatggtaACATTAAACCAATTCTTtccataaaaaatattaaataaattctaaatAGTTGTAGGACAT
It contains:
- the LOC131181502 gene encoding chaperone protein dnaJ 20, chloroplastic-like; amino-acid sequence: MSSGMISAGSHASSHTISKPKISTKKSFLEPSSHLSFNTHFQKSSFSLRTHSKSIRTSPIKAYAAAIDGVYINSQSFYDLLGIPKSGTLSEIKKAYKQLARKYHPDVSPPERKEEYTKKFIQVQEAYETLSDPKSRTLYDRDMARGLDLRTMFSTTKRSRYNEGLDARDDWEQRWQSQLAELIRKSNAKDLESISWGARMRRQRSYCH